The genomic window TCTCATCCACGGTGGGGATGGAGCTTTCCAGGTAGGGTCCGAACTTGCCTACGCGGAGGGTAATGCCCTCGGCGATAGGTACGGAGTTGATTTCGCGGGCATCGATTTCGCCCAGGTTGTTCACAATGCTCAACAGGCCAGGATCGGCGTCTTCACCATAGTAGAAGTGCTTCAGCCAGGCGGCACCCACGGCCTGTCCGTTGGCGATCTTATCCAGGTCGCCTTCCATGTCCGCGGTGAACTCATAGTCCACGTAATCCGTGAAGTGCTGTTCCAGCAAACGGATCACGGAGAACGCAATCCAGCTGGGGACCAAGGCGGACCCCTGCTTACGGACGTAGCCACGGTCCTGGATGGTGGAAATGGTGGAGGCGTAAGTGGACGGGCGGCCGATGCCGCGCTTTTCCAGCTCAGCCGTCAGCGAAGCTTCGGTGTACCGAGGCGGCGGTGAGGTTTCGTGGCCCACAGCCAGGATGTCGGAGGCGGTGAGCTCATCGCCCTTGGCCACGTTGGGCAGGCGTCGGGCTTCGTCGGATTCATCGTCTCCGCGGCTCTCATCCTTGCCTTCTTCATAGGCGGCCAGGAAGCCGGGGAAGGTGATGACGGTGCCTGAAGCCGAGAATTCGGCGTCGCGTCCGTCAGCAGCCACGGCTCCGAGGCGGATGGTGGCCGTGGAGCCCTTGGCATCGGCCATCTGGGAGGCCACCGTGCGCTTCCAGATGAGCTCGTACAGCCGGAACTCGTCGCCGCTCAGCTGCTTGGCCACCTGGGCAGGGGTGCGGAAGGAGTCACCGGCGGGACGGATGGCCTCGTGGGCTTCCTGGGCATTGGCTGCCTTGTTGGCGTACACGCGTGGGCTCTGGGGTACGTACTCGGGGCCGTACAGCTCGGCAGCCTGGCGACGGGATGCCGTGAGGGCTTCATCGCTCAATGCCGAGGAGTCGGTACGCATATAGGTGATGTAGCCGTTTTCATACAGGCGTTGGGCTACCTGCATGGTGCTCTTGGAGGAGAAACGCAGCTTGCGGCCGGCTTCCTGCTGAAGCGTCGAGGTGGTGAACGGCGCGGCAGGACGGCGGGTGTACGGCTTGGTATCGACGGAACGAACGCGGAATTCGGCGTTCTCCAGTCCAGCAGCCAAAGACGTAGCAAGTTCCTCGTTGAGGTGCACCACGGTGGAGGAGGTCAGCTGGCCGTTGTCGTTGAAATCGCGGCCACTGGCAACCTTGGAACCGTCCACGGCAGCAAGCTTGGCTTTAAAGGACCCCGAGCCGGCACCGAATTGGCCCGTAAGGTCCCAGTAGGACGCGGCCCGGAAGGCCATGCGTTCGCGTTCACGGTCCACCACCATGCGGGTCACCACGGACTGCACGCGGCCCGCCGAGAGCCCGCGGGCAACCTTGCGCCACAGGACAGGAGAGATTTCGTAGCCGTACAGGCGGTCAAGGATACGGCGGGTTTCCTGGGCGTCCACCAGGGCGGTGTCGACATCGCGCAGGTTGTCCATGGCGCGGTGGATGGCTTCCTTGGTGATTTCACCGAAGGTCATGCGGTAGACGGGAACCTTGGGTTTCAGGACCTCAAGGAGGTGCCATGCGATGGCTTCGCCTTCGCGGTCCCCATCGGTCGCGAGATAGAGCGCGTCAGCATCTTTCAGCTGCGCCTTGAGCTCGGCAACTTTTTTCTTTTTGTCCGGGGAGACAACGTAGTACGGCTTGAAGCCGTTTTCGACGTCGACGGCGAACTTGCCCAGCGAGGTCTTCTTCAGTTCTGCAGGGAGGTCCGAGGGCTGCGGGAGGTCCCGGATGTGGCCGATGGAAGCCTCGACGATGAAGCCCTCGCCAAGGTACTTGGCGATGGTCTTACTCTTGGCGGGAGACTCCACGATCACGAGTTTCTTGCCGGTTTTTGCCTTGCTGGGCACGGTGCTCCTACAGAAAAAATGTGTAATTGGGCTGGTGCCCATATTGGCCTAGTTCACCATAGATTGCAGAATCCTGCGTTCTGGTACGGAAACCAGGGCGGTCATTCGGTGACCCGGCCGGAAGGTTACTGCCCGGGTGCCACACGATCATCCGGGATCATTGACCACAAGGTTGCCACACGTTCGGCACCTTCGG from Arthrobacter sp. StoSoilB20 includes these protein-coding regions:
- the topA gene encoding type I DNA topoisomerase, with product MPSKAKTGKKLVIVESPAKSKTIAKYLGEGFIVEASIGHIRDLPQPSDLPAELKKTSLGKFAVDVENGFKPYYVVSPDKKKKVAELKAQLKDADALYLATDGDREGEAIAWHLLEVLKPKVPVYRMTFGEITKEAIHRAMDNLRDVDTALVDAQETRRILDRLYGYEISPVLWRKVARGLSAGRVQSVVTRMVVDRERERMAFRAASYWDLTGQFGAGSGSFKAKLAAVDGSKVASGRDFNDNGQLTSSTVVHLNEELATSLAAGLENAEFRVRSVDTKPYTRRPAAPFTTSTLQQEAGRKLRFSSKSTMQVAQRLYENGYITYMRTDSSALSDEALTASRRQAAELYGPEYVPQSPRVYANKAANAQEAHEAIRPAGDSFRTPAQVAKQLSGDEFRLYELIWKRTVASQMADAKGSTATIRLGAVAADGRDAEFSASGTVITFPGFLAAYEEGKDESRGDDESDEARRLPNVAKGDELTASDILAVGHETSPPPRYTEASLTAELEKRGIGRPSTYASTISTIQDRGYVRKQGSALVPSWIAFSVIRLLEQHFTDYVDYEFTADMEGDLDKIANGQAVGAAWLKHFYYGEDADPGLLSIVNNLGEIDAREINSVPIAEGITLRVGKFGPYLESSIPTVDEKTGEVVESARANVPEELAPDELTADKAKELMETAAPEERVLGTDPHTGHTVVAKNGRYGAYVTEIIPEMTEEQLANQPVEYYKNGKPKPPKKPVKAKPRTGSLFKSMTVDTVTLDEALQLMSLPRVLGEDADGNPITVQNGRFGPYLKKGTDSRSIGSEEEIFTITLEQALEIYSQPKQRGARAAVPPLAEFGPDPVSEKNIVVKEGRFGPYITDGVTNITVPRSTSLEELTRERAVELLAEKRAKGPVKRTTTRKAPAKKKATAKK